One window of Dermatophagoides farinae isolate YC_2012a unplaced genomic scaffold, ASM2471394v1 contig1, whole genome shotgun sequence genomic DNA carries:
- the LOC142597909 gene encoding elongation factor 2-like: protein MVNFTVSELREIMGKPHNIRNISVIAHVDHGKSTLTDSLVSKAGIISAKNAGEARFTDTRADEQERCITIKSTGISLFFEAQLSEDKEKEPFLINLIDSPGHVDFSSEVTAALRVTDGSLVVVDAVEGVCVQTETVLRQSLAERVRPILHMNKVDRCLLELRQSPEAMYDTFRNNIENVNVVISTYQDESIGFDAQVAADKGTVSFGSGLHGWAFTIERFAKMYGKKFGVSTDKMMKRLWGENYFNVKTKKWYTSKSSNDTDLVRGFCFFILKPIIDLFEVTLNSDNSAQRDKLDKMLVSMGVELKSDEKELQGKHLLKRIMQLWLPAGDTLLEMIVTHLPSPVVAQKYRCGVLYSGPQDDEAAKAIKACDPEGPLMMYISKMVPTSDKGRFYAFGRVFSGTVATGQKVRILGPKYTPGSKEDLAVKSIQRTVIMMGRFVEQVQDVPCGNTCALIGIDQFLLKSGTITTSESAHAFNSMKYSVSPVVRVAVAPKDSKELPKLVDGLKKLSKSDPLVVCSSEENGQHIIAGCGELHVEICLKDLKEEYAQIDITVSEPVVSYMETITSTPTDPGMTKSANKHNRLYMTAEPLQEELILDIEDGRVSHNDDVKERSKVLSDKYGWDKNHTLKIWCFGPDLTGPNVFVDQTSGLQYVHELKDHVNAGFQWATREGALCEEKMRGCRFNLVDCVLHADAIHRGGSQIISAARRGILGIQLNSEPRLVEPIFLVEITVPEDNISGVYSVLNRRRGIVTSDEVRPGTPLHEMRALLPVAESFGFTSDLREKTQGKAFPQCVFSHWELLPGNPFDSSSSHYSTITAIRKRKGLNEAFPSADHFLDKL, encoded by the coding sequence ATGGTAAACTTTACAGTCTCTGAGCTCCGAGAAATTATGGGGAAGCCCCATAATATCCGTAACATCTCTGTTATTGCACACGTAGATCACGGAAAATCAACTTTGACGGATTCTCTTGTTTCAAAAGCCGGTATCATTTCTGCAAAAAATGCTGGTGAAGCTCGTTTCACCGATACCAGAGCCGATGAACAAGAAAGATGCATTACCATCAAGTCAACTGGTATTTCACTTTTCTTTGAAGCCCAGCTTTCTGAggacaaagaaaaagaaccATTTTTAATCAACCTTATTGATTCGCCAGGTCACGTCGATTTTTCATCTGAAGTAACTGCCGCACTCAGAGTTACCGATGGTTCACTTGTCGTAGTCGATGCAGTTGAAGGAGTCTGTGTACAAACCGAGACTGTACTTCGTCAAAGCCTGGCCGAGCGAGTACGACCTATTCTCCACATGAACAAGGTCGATCGATGTTTGCTAGAACTTAGACAGTCTCCTGAAGCAATGTACGATACTTTCCGTAACAACATCGAAAACGTAAACGTCGTCATTTCAACTTACCAAGACGAAAGCATTGGATTTGATGCTCAAGTTGCTGCAGATAAGGGAACTGTATCTTTCGGTTCCGGTCTCCACGGTTGGGCTTTCACCATCGAACGATTTGCAAAAATGTACGGCAAAAAATTTGGTGTTTCAActgataaaatgatgaagagaCTTTGGGGTGAAAACTACTTCAACGTAAAGACCAAGAAATGGTACACCAGCAAAAGTTCCAACGACACCGACCTTGTTAGAGGTTTCTGTTTCTTCATATTAAAGCCAATCATCGATTTGTTTGAAGTTACTCTCAATTCTGACAACAGCGCCCAACGGGACAAACTCGATAAAATGTTGGTCAGCATGGGTGTTGAACTTAAATCTGATGAAAAAGAACTTCAAGGCAAACACTTACTCAAGAGAATTATGCAACTTTGGTTACCAGCTGGTGACACTTTACTTGAAATGATTGTAACTCATTTGCCATCCCCAGTAGTTGCTCAGAAATACAGATGTGGTGTTCTTTACAGCGGTCCTCAAGACGACGAAGCTGCCAAAGCCATAAAGGCTTGTGACCCAGAAGgtccattgatgatgtacATATCTAAAATGGTTCCAACTTCGGATAAAGGACGATTCTACGCCTTCGGCCGTGTCTTCTCCGGTACTGTGGCAACAGGACAGAAAGTAAGAATTCTCGGGCCAAAATACACTCCAGGATCCAAAGAAGATCTTGCTGTTAAGAGCATTCAACGAACTGTTATTATGATGGGCCGTTTTGTAGAACAAGTTCAAGACGTTCCATGCGGTAACACATGTGCTCTTATCGGTATTGATCAATTCTTGCTCAAATCAGGAACTATCACTACTTCTGAATCTGCTCACGCATTCAACAGCATGAAATACTCTGTATCTCCAGTTGTAAGGGTTGCCGTCGCACCAAAGGACAGCAAAGAACTTCCAAAACTTGTAGATGGTCTTAAGAAACTTTCTAAGTCTGATCCGCTTGTCGTTTGTTCATCTGAAGAAAATGGTCAACACATTATTGCCGGATGTGGTGAACTTCACGTCGAAATCTGTCTCAAAGATCTCAAAGAAGAATACGCCCAAATAGATATTACTGTTTCTGAACCAGTTGTATCTTACATGGAAACTATCACTTCCACTCCTACTGATCCTGGTATGACTAAATCTGCGAACAAACACAACAGACTTTACATGACTGCTGAACCTCTTCAAGAAGAGCTTATACTCGACATTGAAGATGGTCGTGTTAGCCACAACGATGATGTTAAAGAACGATCCAAAGTTCTTTCTGATAAATACGGTTGGGACAAGAACCACACCCTTAAGATATGGTGTTTCGGTCCTGATTTAACTGGTCCTAacgtttttgttgatcaaacTAGTGGTCTTCAATACGTACACGAACTTAAGGATCACGTCAATGCTGGTTTCCAATGGGCTACCAGAGAAGGAGCTCTTTGTGAAGAAAAGATGAGAGGATGTAGATTCAACCTTGTTGATTGTGTTCTCCACGCTGATGCCATTCACAGAGGTGGATCTCAAATAATCAGTGCCGCAAGACGTGGTATTCTCGGTATTCAATTGAACTCTGAACCAAGACTTGTTGAACCTATTTTCTTGGTAGAAATTACCGTACCTGAAGACAACATATCCGGTGTTTACTCTGTTCTCAACAGAAGAAGAGGTATTGTTACCTCAGACGAAGTTCGTCCAGGAACTCCATTACACGAAATGAGAGCCTTATTACCAGTAGCTGAATCCTTTGGTTTCACTTCTGACCTCAGAGAAAAGACTCAAGGTAAGGCCTTCCCACAATGTGTATTCTCTCACTGGGAATTACTTCCGGGTAACCCATTTGATTCCTCTTCGTCTCACTACTCGACAATTACTGCTATTCGTAAGAGAAAGGGTCTCAATGAAGCCTTCCCATCAGCTGATCACTTCCTAGACAAACTGTAA